GATAAAAGGCGTTGTAAATCGTCAGGAGATCATCGCGGACAAGGCCTGGATCTCTGAGGGTGGCATAGACTGTGGCGAGGATGCCCCTGGGCATGGGGATCAGGTGGGGCGTAAATTGGACGCGGATATCTTGGCTGGCGAGTTTGCTGCAAATTTGTTCAATTTCTGGGGTGTGGCGATGGGAGCCGACCCCATAGGCCCCCAGGGAGCCATCGGCTTCGGCGAGGAGGAGGTTGATTTTGCCCTGGCGACCGCCCCCGGACGTGCCAGATTTGGCATCGATAATCGCGGTTTCGGGTTGAATTAAACCCTGCTTAAACAGGGGAGCGAGGGCCAATAAACTGGCGGTCACATAGCAACCGGCACAGCCCACCAACTGGGCACGACTAATTTCATCACGGTACAGTTCGGGTAGACCATAGACGGCGATCGCATTGGTCTCTTGGTCAGTGCGCTCGGTTTTGTACCAGGTTTTGTAAGTATCGAGGTTTTTAAAACGATAATCTGCCGATAGATCTAGCACTTTACAGCCCCGGTCGAGGAGTTGGGGGGCAAGGTCGCAAGCAAGACCGTTGGGAAGCCCCAGAAAGACCACTTCGCAGCGTTCGGCAATAACGTCTAGATCAATGGGTTCAATGGTCATTTTGATCCGGTGACCGACATGGGGATAAAGTTCGGCATAGGGTTTTCCGGCGCTACTGTTGCCCCCAAGGTAGGTCAGTTCTACCTGGGGATGATCACTCAGGAGACGAACCAGTTGCATACCGCCATAGCCAGAGGCTCCTACAATCCCGACGGAAACTTTTTTCCCACTGCTCATAAACGCTACTGTTACCTAAATGTCTGGGGCGATCGCCCTTGTTGGCTGCAATTGTACAGGGAAATGTTGAGGACAACCGATCTAAAATTTCGCCAAGTTAGCGAGACAGGAGTCGAGAAGATTACCCAGAAGATTGTCCGCCATTTCAGTCACAAAGCAGCGACTCCCAAATTGGCGATAATACAAACAAAAGCTGTGGGCTACCGGACAAAACAATGAGATCAATCGCCTCTTCCCTCAGACGACGGCTCAAACCCCTGCGGATCCATCTCCTGTCGGTTCGGGGGCGGGTCTTTCTTTGGTATCTGTTGTTGCTGTCGGGTTTTTTGGTCATTTCATTCCCGATTATGCTCCACCTGGTTTTTAGTGAGATTAACCAACGGGTCAGGGCAGATCTCCGGGAAGATATCTATCTTTTTGAAGGGCTGTTGAATAATGATCCCCAAGTG
The nucleotide sequence above comes from [Synechococcus] sp. NIES-970. Encoded proteins:
- the argC gene encoding N-acetyl-gamma-glutamyl-phosphate reductase, producing MSSGKKVSVGIVGASGYGGMQLVRLLSDHPQVELTYLGGNSSAGKPYAELYPHVGHRIKMTIEPIDLDVIAERCEVVFLGLPNGLACDLAPQLLDRGCKVLDLSADYRFKNLDTYKTWYKTERTDQETNAIAVYGLPELYRDEISRAQLVGCAGCYVTASLLALAPLFKQGLIQPETAIIDAKSGTSGGGRQGKINLLLAEADGSLGAYGVGSHRHTPEIEQICSKLASQDIRVQFTPHLIPMPRGILATVYATLRDPGLVRDDLLTIYNAFYRAAPCVEVLPNGVYPQTKWACGTNLCYLGVEVDHRTGRVIVMSAIDNLIKGQSGQAVQCLNLMMGWEETLGLPQLAFYP